The Brevibacillus humidisoli DNA segment AGAGGTTGTATCTGCCTTGCAATCAGTACATGTAGGAAGGCGCTTGGCCTAGATTGAGTTCGTTTCTCTTTTCCAGGAAGCGGGAGAAAGCGACGGCTGCATCAGCCCTGTTCACCACCAGGTCGGGTGAGAATTTTCCATCCTGTGCGCTCATGATCCCTAGTGTTGTAATGATCGCGATGGTACCCCGCTCCTCTTCTGAAATGTCTGTTACATTCGTAGCAAACAGTGAGTCGTAATCGGCCAGTTTGTGCAGGCCGAGGGCACGTACCAGCATGTCGGCCAACTCGCCGCGCGTGATCGTCTCATCCGGTTTCAGGTTGGGAGCGTCCTTGCTGAGAAGCCCGGACTGTACGGCTGCTTCCACGTATGCGAAGTACTGGGAGCCGGCGGTGACATCGTTAAATGTCGCTTTATCCAGTGCGTAGCGCTCTGGATAGAAGCGTCCATGGTTCAAAGTGATCATCAGCATCTTGATCATTTCCCCGCGGGTAATCGCTCTCTCCGGCATCAGCTTGCCGTCGATTGGAGAGATGGCATCGTACTCATACATCAGCGTCAGTTGTTTTTCCGCAGGATGTCCTTCAATGTCAGATGGTTTTACCCGATGCAGGGAGATCGTATTGCCGGTAGACAAGCTTACCCATTCACCGGTTTCCGCATGATAGGCATACGGCTGCTCGTATGGAGTCGTGGAGACACGATAGACCAGTCTGGCGGTAAGCTCATCTTCCGGATTTGCTTTTCCCATCTTGATCAGTTCTTCACGAATCGGCGGGAGCACGTATTCCAGCTCTACCTTTGCTTCCTCCCACCAGGCAGCCACGGCTTCGTCAGCGCTGGCGTGGCTCGGCGGTTGGTTCGGGTAGGTCTCGCTGCCTATGTTGACATCGTAGTGCTCAATCTCTCCTTTTGCCAGGTTAAACGTAATCGATGCTGTTCCGCTTGCCGCCTGGATTCCGTCGATCAGACGGTGAAAATGGATGCTGACCCAGTCGCCGCGCTCGAATTCACGTCGGTCGTTCACGTCGGTCAGATACAGCTCGGAGGCGATGGATGGCGAGTATTTTTTCAGGGCGGCGATCGCTTTCTCTCTGATTTGCTCCTCCGTCCAATCTACTTTCTCCGTTTTACCCGATTCAGTAGCCAGTGGGCGAATCATATCATTGTTAAACGAGAGTACATCGCCTGTTTTGGCGTCAAGCGAGACGTAGACATAACTCGTTTCTTCGTTGGAGGTTCCTTCCTTTTCATAGCGAAGTCTCCAGACACTGCTCTCGCTTCGCGATTCATTCTCATAATAGTTGACGGAGGCCAACTCGTATCCGGACAGGCTGAACAGCTTGTTAGTCAGTTTGACCGCATCTTCTTGGGAGAGCGAGCCACCGCTGTTGTGCGGCGTGAGGGAACCGTTGGTGACCGGGACCGGCTCTTGATCGGCGGAGCGCGGTTCCAGATCCTGCTTTAGCGGTTCGCCTGTTTGGGCATCGATGAAGTACTCAAATGGGTTCTGGTACACAAGGTATGGCTTCGCCTGGTTGTCGTTGTACCGCTCCCAGGGCAGGTTGTAGACCGGTTTGGCATTGGCTGACTCTTTGAACGCCTCAGCTGCCTGGTCTTCACCGATCGTCTCTTTGGGCTTTGGGAACGTGATCTTGTCGTTCCAGTCCAGATTATAGCTGGTCACTTTTCCCGATCCGTCAACCTCGATATAAATCCCATTGTCAGGAAAGAGAATATCGTTGGCAACGCGTGCATAGCGGAAGGTGTATCGAACATCATTTCCCAACGGTGGCTTTTCGTTTGGCATATGGCGATCATACAGGCGGACCTGGGATTTCTTCGCAGAAGCATGCTGGTTTAAAAACTGTTCGGCGATTTTGGCTGCTGCTTCCCGTTCGATCGGCTGTCCGGAATTGCTGTCGTCTCGCTTGTTTTCCCAGGTGTGATAGGATGTCAGTTCACCAGTGTCTGCATTGATCGAGACGCTGATAGATAGATTGGTTCCCCGACCGTTTTCTTCTTTTTTCATCCAATCAAAGCTCCACTCTGGAAAGGAACGCCAGTTATCTCGATTACGGAACGATGTGTTAGTCAGTTCAGCACCAGCCGGGAGTGTTACGTATGATTTAGCAATCGCCAGCGCTTTCTCTTTGTTCAGTTTCACATCGGAAGGTTGAATGGCTGCGATCTTGCCCGATACGGCTGCCGCGGTCGGCAGTGAATTCACCTGAGCTTCAACGGCTCTCGCAGGTGCTGCTTGTGCTGTAGCCAGCGGCAGCAGGAGTGATGCGGATAACAAAACGCATGAGGCGCGTTTGAGATGTACGGGTTTCATGGAAAGCCCTCCTTTAATTGGCATCGAACTTCACTATTGTAGACGGCCTATGATGGGAATCCGTTTCAATCGTTTTGTTTTTACAAAAAATCGTAAAAAGGGAACTTGTCCAGCCAAAGATTATAGCGTGTCACTTATAAACCCTTTATAATGAAAAAAGACAGATAAAAGGAGGGCGATCAATGGAAACCATCCTTTACATGATCCGCCATGGGGAGACCGAATGGAACCGGATCAGGCGCATCCAAGGACACAGTGATCTCCAACTGACCGCAACTGGCGAACGGCAGGCCGATAGACTGGCCAAAAGGTTTGCCGGAAAGGCGATTTCCGCTGTCTACTCCAGTGACTTGCAGCGTGCCAGTGAAACAGCCCGCCGGCTAGCAGAAGCAGTCGGACAATCGGTTCATATACTGCCCGCTCTCCGCGAACGGAACTTCGGCAAATGGGAAGGGCTTACCCGTGAAGAGATTGAGGAACGGTATCAAGATAGCAATATGAATGAAGCAAAGTATGGGATCGAGTCATTTGCGGCGATGCAAAAAAGGGCCATGGAATGTCTGACGACAATCGCTGAGGTAAACCTCAGTGGAACGGTTGCGGTTGTCAGCCACGGAGGCTTGATTAATTCGTTTCTTCATTTCATTACAAACGGAACATTGGGAACAGGTGTGACACAGATTGATAATACGGGAGTATCCACCGTTCGTTATCGCAGCGGACAGTGGGAAGTATTGCACGTCAACGATACGGAACACCTACAGGAGCCTCCGCTGTTCGCCGGCTAGTTGGTAGTTTGGGTTGAACGGTTGGTAGAAAACGCAAGGTGGGGAAGGGGAAGAGAGGGTTTAGTGGCGATCCAAAGACAAATGTTAGGGAAGTTAGAGAGTGTTTTCATGTATATGAGCCACTTTTTTTTGGCTGCATGGCCGGAAAATCGACCCGGATTGTTGTTCCTGACGGATGCCTCCGGTCGCCTGCTCAATATGGTTCCCCTGCAAGCCCATCAGAAGTGGAAGCCAGCTGCGTTCACGTACGGGATCGGGGACGTGATGGCTGCAGGCGCTGCTTCGGTCGTCAGCAAAGCACTTGACAGCGGCCAACTGTCAGTGGCGGAGGAAGCAGGTCCTGGCAACAGATGCGCCTGGGCAGCGATCCCGCTGAAGGAACAGGATGGCCGCATCAGGGCGACGATTGGCTTGATCGTACCCAAAGAGCTTTTTCCTTATGAGCTAGGCTCCTATATGCAGGGAATGGAACCGCTGATTTATATGGGCTATGATGCATACATCAAGCGGGCTACCAGTGAAATCGTGATGAATGCCAACAGGTACCACAAGGCGAAAGAGTTTGTAACATGTGTAATCGAGCAAATCCACGAGATAGTAGATAAGGGGTGCTGCTCCGCGGTCCGGCTTGATGACCGGGGATACGTCGTGCCGCAGGAGCGTTTTACGATTCCGGCCGGAGAGGATCATGACAGGCATTTGTCCGAAATCCTCCCCCGTTTCTTCAATCGGCGAATCACCCCCACTGTCACCGATGAACACCGATTGATCGTCTCTCCCGTGTACTGTGAAGGAACCCCTCTTTATGCCTTTTTGCTGCACATTCCACCCGAGCAAAACGGCGTCGTTTACGACGCCCGAGACGTAGCCTTCCTGCAGAACGTGGCAGAGAAGATCCGCAACGCTTTGATGCGGGCGGTCATATCGGATCAGATACGCCGAGAAGAGCGGAAGAAAGATCTGTTGTACACGCTAACCAAGCAAATCCAGGCATCGATCGATGTAAATGACGTGCTCGACGAAATCATGAAAAGCATCCGGCAGCTCTACCCGCATGCAGAGGTAGAACTGTATCTGACGGTAGACACCAACACGACGCTGCCGGTGAAACAGCTTGGCTACCAGACGGAACAGGGAGAGTTTAGCAATCGGGCGTACATGGAAGGACAGCTCGTGGTTGGCTCCAGGCGAGAGGGAGAGGAGGAAGTGACGGTCGTCGCAGCGCCACTGTTGGGAAAGCAGGGAGTGTACGGGGTGCTCCAGTTGACGGCCGGCAGAGGAGGACTCCTGCTCCATACGGAGACGGACTACATCTCGATATTGGCCGAGACGGCAGGTACAGCGTTTGAAAACGCGCAGTTGTACCAGCAGTCCCGCAACCTGATCCGCGAACTTCGCCTGATCAACGAAATGGCTCAGCAGCTAAACCGTACATTAAATCTTGAGGAAATCATGCAGATCGTATCCAAAATGATGATCAATACGTTCCGTGCACAGCATTGTGCTATTTTGCAGCGGCTGGATGAGAGTCGCTTGATTGTCCGGTACGCATCCACCGAAGAGGATATGGGCAGAGTGGTTGCTGCTTCCGATGTGCCCGTAGAGGGAATCCTGCGGGAGAGGCAGGGAGTGATTGTAGCTCACGGGCAGCCGCAGACAGTTGCGTATTCGGGTACGAAGTTTGCTTCGCTGATGGGCGTCCCGATATGGAAGGAGTCAAAAGTTTCGGGAGCCCTGATCGTGTCCGACGAGCGGCCTCATTTTTTCAGTTTTGACGATTTTAAACTGCTCGAAATCTTCGGTCAGCATACCAGTCTTTCCATCACCAACGCGATGCTTCACAATGAAGTGGAGCGGATGGTGCGGACGGATAATCTGACCGGATTGTTTGCCAGACGTTATCTGGATGAGCAGGTTAGCCACTCTCTCGAACATGATGACCGCGGTTCCCTGATTTTAATCGACATTGATTACTTCAAACAAATCAATGACACGTATGGGCATCAAGTAGGGGATGAGGTGCTCATGCAGGTGGCACAGTTAGTCAAACAGTGCATTCGCGATACCGATATTCCCGCCCGTTGGGGAGGAGAGGAACTGGCGGTCTACCTTCCGAAAGTGGATATCTCTCGGGCCTTTATCGTGGCCGAGCGAATACGCAGTTGCGTGGAAGCGGAGACCAGACCGCAGGTCACCATTTCCATTGGGGTCGCAAGATGGGACCGGCAAAATCACCATCAGGTCAGTGTAGAGACATTGTTTCATCAGGCGGACACTGCCCTGTACGATGCCAAAAACAGAGGAAGAAACCAGGTGCGCCTGGCATAGTTCGCCCAAAACTGCTTCGCTCTGTCCGATCTGCCTAAAGGGCCGTTAACCGGCTAAGAGAAACCGTGAAGGGGATGGATCCAGCATGTCACAAACTACCGACAATAAACGGCCACTGGAAGTAGCACAGGGCGTATATCAAATCGAGCTTCCCACCCCTTTTTCCGTGGGTCCCGTCAATGTCTACCTGATCATGGGAAGCGAACTGACACTGGTTGATGTAGGACCGTATACACCA contains these protein-coding regions:
- a CDS encoding YcdB/YcdC domain-containing protein; protein product: MKPVHLKRASCVLLSASLLLPLATAQAAPARAVEAQVNSLPTAAAVSGKIAAIQPSDVKLNKEKALAIAKSYVTLPAGAELTNTSFRNRDNWRSFPEWSFDWMKKEENGRGTNLSISVSINADTGELTSYHTWENKRDDSNSGQPIEREAAAKIAEQFLNQHASAKKSQVRLYDRHMPNEKPPLGNDVRYTFRYARVANDILFPDNGIYIEVDGSGKVTSYNLDWNDKITFPKPKETIGEDQAAEAFKESANAKPVYNLPWERYNDNQAKPYLVYQNPFEYFIDAQTGEPLKQDLEPRSADQEPVPVTNGSLTPHNSGGSLSQEDAVKLTNKLFSLSGYELASVNYYENESRSESSVWRLRYEKEGTSNEETSYVYVSLDAKTGDVLSFNNDMIRPLATESGKTEKVDWTEEQIREKAIAALKKYSPSIASELYLTDVNDRREFERGDWVSIHFHRLIDGIQAASGTASITFNLAKGEIEHYDVNIGSETYPNQPPSHASADEAVAAWWEEAKVELEYVLPPIREELIKMGKANPEDELTARLVYRVSTTPYEQPYAYHAETGEWVSLSTGNTISLHRVKPSDIEGHPAEKQLTLMYEYDAISPIDGKLMPERAITRGEMIKMLMITLNHGRFYPERYALDKATFNDVTAGSQYFAYVEAAVQSGLLSKDAPNLKPDETITRGELADMLVRALGLHKLADYDSLFATNVTDISEEERGTIAIITTLGIMSAQDGKFSPDLVVNRADAAVAFSRFLEKRNELNLGQAPSYMY
- a CDS encoding histidine phosphatase family protein, producing METILYMIRHGETEWNRIRRIQGHSDLQLTATGERQADRLAKRFAGKAISAVYSSDLQRASETARRLAEAVGQSVHILPALRERNFGKWEGLTREEIEERYQDSNMNEAKYGIESFAAMQKRAMECLTTIAEVNLSGTVAVVSHGGLINSFLHFITNGTLGTGVTQIDNTGVSTVRYRSGQWEVLHVNDTEHLQEPPLFAG
- a CDS encoding GGDEF domain-containing protein; this encodes MSHFFLAAWPENRPGLLFLTDASGRLLNMVPLQAHQKWKPAAFTYGIGDVMAAGAASVVSKALDSGQLSVAEEAGPGNRCAWAAIPLKEQDGRIRATIGLIVPKELFPYELGSYMQGMEPLIYMGYDAYIKRATSEIVMNANRYHKAKEFVTCVIEQIHEIVDKGCCSAVRLDDRGYVVPQERFTIPAGEDHDRHLSEILPRFFNRRITPTVTDEHRLIVSPVYCEGTPLYAFLLHIPPEQNGVVYDARDVAFLQNVAEKIRNALMRAVISDQIRREERKKDLLYTLTKQIQASIDVNDVLDEIMKSIRQLYPHAEVELYLTVDTNTTLPVKQLGYQTEQGEFSNRAYMEGQLVVGSRREGEEEVTVVAAPLLGKQGVYGVLQLTAGRGGLLLHTETDYISILAETAGTAFENAQLYQQSRNLIRELRLINEMAQQLNRTLNLEEIMQIVSKMMINTFRAQHCAILQRLDESRLIVRYASTEEDMGRVVAASDVPVEGILRERQGVIVAHGQPQTVAYSGTKFASLMGVPIWKESKVSGALIVSDERPHFFSFDDFKLLEIFGQHTSLSITNAMLHNEVERMVRTDNLTGLFARRYLDEQVSHSLEHDDRGSLILIDIDYFKQINDTYGHQVGDEVLMQVAQLVKQCIRDTDIPARWGGEELAVYLPKVDISRAFIVAERIRSCVEAETRPQVTISIGVARWDRQNHHQVSVETLFHQADTALYDAKNRGRNQVRLA